One Nocardia iowensis DNA window includes the following coding sequences:
- a CDS encoding TetR/AcrR family transcriptional regulator: MKIRDRLLLAAERQFAEQGALEATLNQIRDAAGASVGALYHHFPDKADLYRQVWANALVDYQQHFWAAVGDSADAKAGITAGVREHLRWVAENQYRAKVLTSARPPGVRESDSNREFMRNVVRWWRTHAGYGAVRDLSFDLVYALWLGPAQEYSRQWLGGDMLAAPTDVADELADAAWLTLRTAEHRP, from the coding sequence ATGAAGATTCGAGATCGGTTGCTGTTGGCGGCCGAGCGGCAGTTCGCGGAACAAGGCGCGCTGGAGGCGACGCTCAACCAGATCCGGGACGCGGCGGGCGCCAGCGTCGGCGCTCTCTATCACCACTTTCCGGACAAGGCGGATCTGTATCGGCAGGTCTGGGCCAATGCGCTCGTCGATTACCAGCAGCACTTCTGGGCCGCGGTGGGCGACAGCGCCGACGCCAAGGCGGGAATCACGGCGGGGGTGCGCGAACATCTGCGCTGGGTCGCCGAGAATCAGTACCGCGCAAAGGTTCTCACCTCCGCGCGGCCGCCCGGCGTGCGGGAAAGCGACAGTAACCGCGAGTTCATGCGCAACGTGGTCCGGTGGTGGCGCACACACGCGGGATATGGCGCGGTGCGTGATCTCTCGTTCGACCTCGTGTACGCCCTGTGGCTCGGGCCCGCGCAGGAGTACTCGCGGCAGTGGCTCGGCGGCGACATGCTCGCCGCTCCGACCGACGTCGCGGACGAACTCGCCGACGCGGCCTGGCTGACGCTGCGCACGGCCGAGCACCGGCCGTGA
- a CDS encoding FAD-binding and (Fe-S)-binding domain-containing protein, producing the protein MVSEDRVVAALGGRIGGEVDASARRRAEYSADASNYRVPPRAVVFPRTDEDVAGTLEFAKDNGLSVTARGGGTSVAGNAVGPGLVLDFSRHMHRILAVDPQTRVARVQPGVVLSELQRTARPHGLRFGPDPSTQNRCTLGGMIGNNACGPRAVAWGRTSDTVRELRILDGSGVERTLADDLSVLPGLTEFTRANLAVLRTELGRFERQASGYGLEHLLPERGSAVAKAFVGSEGTCGLLLDATVELVPLPKATVLTVLGYPDIATAADDVAAVMACAPTAVEGIDARLVDAVRAHRGTVPDLPRGGGWLFVETVGDTPAEAVAVAEQLRRSVDALDSRIVTDPAAAAALWHIRADGAGLAGRTPNGHPAWPGWEDAAVPPQRLGAYLRDFADLTREHGVDGLLYGHIGDGCIHVRLDLPIADAPQRFRRFLFDAAELVVRHGGSLSGEHGDGRARSELLSLMYSRPVLDVFAGYKALFDPDDVLNPGVLVEPRPVDADLRVAELPLVHAAGGFAFPHDNGDIGTAVHRCVGVGKCRADTRAAGGFMCPSYLATRDEKDSTRGRARVLQEVVRGELPWSSDAVAESLDLCLSCKACRSDCPAGVDVATYKAEALYRRYRHRPRPLDHYSLGWLPRWLAVATRLPRAANALAEVVVLRRIGLRAAGIDPRREVPRLADRSFRRIWRDLGGVAPPMGSAGASEDNPRTGAAMTETQSPASTSGDSADRPEVMLWIDTFTNAFDPEIALAAAQLVQSLGYRVRIPVRRVCCGLTWISTGQLDGARTRLRATLDALDEHVREGGIVVGLEPSCTAVLRSDLPELLPDDPRAAATAQAVRTLAEFLAEQPNWEPPHRPGRTVVVQPHCHQHAILGFNADRQVLATMGINVTEITGCCGLAGNFGMQNGHYDISVAVAENGLSPALRTAGEDAVFLADGFSCRTQAAQLAGRRGRHLAQFLLEQ; encoded by the coding sequence GTGGTGAGCGAGGACCGGGTGGTGGCGGCGCTGGGCGGCAGGATCGGCGGCGAGGTCGATGCGTCGGCGCGTCGGCGCGCCGAGTATTCGGCGGACGCCTCCAACTATCGGGTGCCGCCCCGGGCGGTGGTGTTTCCTCGCACGGACGAGGATGTGGCGGGCACCCTCGAATTCGCCAAGGACAACGGGCTGTCGGTAACCGCGCGGGGCGGTGGCACCTCGGTTGCGGGCAATGCGGTCGGCCCCGGGCTGGTGCTGGACTTCAGCAGGCATATGCATCGGATCCTGGCAGTGGATCCGCAGACGCGGGTCGCCCGGGTACAGCCCGGTGTCGTGCTTTCGGAGTTGCAGCGCACGGCTCGACCACACGGGCTGCGGTTCGGGCCGGACCCGTCCACGCAGAATCGCTGCACCCTCGGCGGCATGATCGGCAACAATGCCTGCGGGCCGCGCGCCGTCGCCTGGGGCCGCACCTCGGACACGGTGCGGGAACTGCGCATTCTCGACGGCAGCGGTGTCGAGCGGACGCTCGCGGACGACCTGTCCGTGCTGCCCGGGCTCACCGAGTTCACGAGGGCGAACCTCGCGGTGTTGCGCACCGAGCTGGGTCGCTTCGAGCGGCAGGCCTCCGGCTATGGGCTGGAACATCTACTGCCCGAACGTGGTTCGGCGGTGGCGAAGGCCTTCGTCGGGTCCGAGGGCACCTGCGGGCTGCTGCTCGACGCGACGGTCGAGCTGGTTCCACTGCCGAAGGCCACCGTGCTGACGGTGCTCGGCTACCCCGATATCGCCACCGCCGCGGACGATGTCGCCGCCGTGATGGCGTGCGCGCCGACCGCGGTCGAGGGCATCGACGCGCGGCTCGTCGATGCCGTCCGCGCCCATCGCGGCACCGTCCCGGACCTGCCGCGCGGCGGCGGGTGGCTGTTCGTGGAGACGGTGGGCGACACCCCCGCCGAGGCCGTGGCGGTCGCCGAACAACTGCGCCGGTCCGTCGACGCGCTCGATTCCCGCATCGTCACCGATCCCGCTGCCGCGGCGGCACTCTGGCACATCCGCGCCGACGGCGCTGGCCTGGCCGGTCGCACGCCGAACGGCCACCCGGCCTGGCCGGGCTGGGAGGACGCGGCGGTGCCGCCGCAGCGGCTCGGCGCCTACCTGCGGGATTTCGCCGACCTCACGCGCGAGCACGGGGTGGACGGCTTGCTGTACGGCCACATCGGTGACGGCTGTATCCACGTCCGGCTGGATCTACCGATCGCCGATGCCCCGCAACGCTTTCGGCGCTTTCTGTTCGACGCCGCCGAACTGGTTGTGCGGCATGGCGGTTCGCTGTCCGGCGAGCACGGCGACGGCCGGGCTCGGTCGGAACTGCTCTCGCTCATGTACTCCCGTCCGGTGCTCGACGTATTCGCCGGATACAAGGCCCTTTTCGATCCGGACGATGTGCTCAATCCCGGCGTGCTGGTCGAGCCGCGACCGGTCGATGCCGACCTGCGGGTGGCCGAGCTGCCACTGGTCCACGCTGCGGGCGGCTTCGCGTTCCCGCACGACAACGGCGATATCGGTACGGCAGTGCACCGCTGTGTTGGTGTCGGCAAGTGCCGCGCCGATACGCGGGCCGCCGGTGGCTTCATGTGCCCGTCCTACCTGGCCACCCGGGACGAGAAGGACAGCACCAGAGGCCGGGCCAGGGTATTGCAGGAAGTGGTGCGCGGCGAGCTGCCGTGGTCGTCCGACGCGGTCGCCGAATCCCTGGATCTGTGCTTGTCCTGCAAGGCTTGTCGGTCGGATTGCCCGGCGGGCGTCGACGTGGCCACCTACAAGGCCGAGGCGTTGTATCGCCGCTATCGGCACCGCCCTCGGCCGCTCGATCACTACTCGCTGGGTTGGCTGCCGCGCTGGCTGGCCGTCGCGACCCGCCTACCGCGGGCCGCCAACGCGCTGGCCGAGGTCGTCGTGCTGCGCCGAATCGGGTTGCGCGCGGCGGGTATTGATCCGCGCCGCGAGGTGCCGCGACTGGCGGATCGTAGTTTCCGGCGGATCTGGCGCGACCTCGGCGGCGTCGCACCGCCCATGGGGTCGGCGGGTGCGTCGGAGGACAACCCACGCACCGGTGCGGCAATGACCGAGACGCAGAGTCCAGCCAGCACCTCGGGGGACAGTGCCGATCGACCCGAGGTGATGCTGTGGATCGACACCTTCACCAACGCCTTTGATCCCGAGATCGCGCTGGCCGCGGCGCAATTGGTGCAGTCGCTCGGTTACCGGGTGCGCATTCCCGTCCGGCGGGTGTGCTGCGGACTCACCTGGATCAGCACCGGCCAGTTGGATGGGGCTCGCACACGCCTGCGTGCCACGCTGGACGCGCTCGATGAGCACGTGCGAGAAGGCGGCATCGTGGTCGGCCTGGAACCGTCCTGCACCGCCGTGCTGCGCTCGGATCTACCCGAGCTGCTACCGGACGACCCGCGCGCGGCGGCAACGGCGCAGGCTGTACGCACCCTTGCCGAATTCCTGGCCGAACAACCGAACTGGGAGCCACCGCACCGGCCCGGCCGAACAGTGGTGGTTCAGCCGCATTGTCACCAGCACGCGATTCTCGGCTTCAATGCCGATCGCCAGGTGTTAGCCACAATGGGTATCAATGTGACTGAAATCACCGGATGCTGTGGGCTGGCGGGAAACTTCGGAATGCAGAACGGCCATTACGACATTTCGGTCGCGGTAGCGGAGAACGGTTTGTCGCCCGCATTGCGCACCGCCGGGGAGGATGCGGTATTTCTCGCGGACGGCTTCTCCTGCCGTACCCAGGCCGCCCAGCTGGCCGGTCGCCGGGGCCGCCATCTGGCGCAGTTCCTGTTGGAGCAGTGA
- a CDS encoding alpha/beta fold hydrolase yields the protein MTDFVTSADGTRIAFDRFGDGAPVVLVSGMFCSRPMTHDLATRLAERFTVINYDRRGRGESGDTAPYAVQREIEDLAALIDELGGKAAVYGHSSGAGLALRAAAAGVPITKLVLHEPPYGDDSDESKRSAGELAEQVTAAVEQNRPAEAVRIFLTAAGAPPEAAQASSQDPGMQAVAPTMPYDLAIMGDSDTGGVIPLDLVRAVDVPVLVLLGDASPEFFRNTATRLTELLPEARLTVLEGQDHGAPAEFVAPPVASFLA from the coding sequence GTGACAGATTTCGTGACCTCCGCCGACGGAACCAGGATCGCATTCGACCGATTCGGCGATGGCGCACCGGTTGTCCTGGTCAGCGGGATGTTCTGCTCGCGGCCGATGACGCACGACCTCGCCACCCGGCTGGCCGAACGGTTCACCGTGATCAACTACGACCGCCGCGGCCGTGGCGAGAGCGGCGACACCGCGCCGTACGCGGTGCAGCGGGAGATCGAGGACCTGGCCGCGTTGATCGACGAACTAGGCGGCAAGGCCGCGGTGTACGGGCACTCGTCGGGTGCCGGTCTCGCATTGCGGGCCGCCGCGGCAGGAGTGCCGATCACCAAGCTGGTGCTGCACGAACCGCCCTACGGCGACGACAGCGACGAAAGTAAAAGGAGCGCAGGAGAACTCGCGGAGCAGGTAACGGCGGCCGTCGAACAGAATCGACCCGCCGAAGCGGTGCGGATCTTCCTGACCGCGGCCGGAGCTCCGCCGGAGGCGGCGCAGGCCTCCAGTCAGGACCCCGGGATGCAGGCGGTGGCGCCGACCATGCCCTATGACCTTGCCATCATGGGCGATTCCGACACCGGCGGGGTGATCCCGCTCGACCTGGTCCGCGCCGTCGATGTTCCGGTACTCGTGCTGCTCGGCGACGCGAGCCCGGAGTTCTTCCGCAACACCGCGACTCGGCTCACCGAGCTGCTGCCGGAGGCACGGCTCACCGTGCTCGAGGGCCAAGACCACGGCGCGCCTGCCGAATTCGTGGCACCGCCGGTGGCCTCGTTCCTCGCCTGA
- a CDS encoding DNA-3-methyladenine glycosylase family protein, with the protein MRNAMVEPEVDPTGLARTVTSDRPIDLACTIAPLRRGAGDPCHQTTRDGAHWHASRMSSGPVTYRLTQSGPCAVHGQAWGPGAQEFLDGLDHMLCLDEDLDGFVPDHPKLVEAHRRFPGLRMLRTGLVFEALVPAVLEQKVHTISARGSWRKLVRQFGDPAPGPAPEGLRLPPDADTWRRVPSWAFHRANVGPQRAQTIVRAARVASSLERAAGVDPAEAARRLRSIPGIGVWTAAETAQRAFGDADALSVGDFNLAAIIGWTLLGHPIDDDTMVEYLEPLRPHRYRAVRLLEISGQAHKPKFGPRTPLTDHTWH; encoded by the coding sequence ATGCGTAACGCGATGGTCGAGCCGGAGGTGGACCCAACCGGTCTGGCCAGGACCGTGACGTCCGACCGTCCGATCGACTTGGCGTGCACCATCGCGCCGCTGCGCCGTGGCGCCGGCGACCCGTGCCATCAGACCACCCGCGACGGTGCGCACTGGCACGCCTCACGCATGTCGTCGGGCCCCGTCACCTACCGGCTGACCCAGTCCGGGCCGTGCGCGGTGCACGGACAAGCGTGGGGGCCGGGTGCCCAGGAATTCCTCGACGGCCTCGATCACATGCTGTGCCTGGACGAGGATCTGGACGGCTTCGTCCCGGACCACCCGAAGCTCGTCGAGGCGCATCGCCGCTTCCCCGGCTTGCGGATGTTGCGTACCGGCTTGGTCTTCGAGGCGTTGGTGCCCGCGGTGCTGGAGCAGAAGGTGCACACCATCTCGGCCCGTGGTTCGTGGCGAAAACTGGTGCGGCAGTTCGGCGATCCCGCGCCGGGCCCGGCACCGGAGGGCCTGCGGCTGCCGCCCGACGCCGACACCTGGCGCCGGGTCCCGTCCTGGGCTTTCCACCGCGCCAATGTCGGGCCGCAGCGGGCGCAAACCATCGTGCGGGCCGCCCGGGTGGCGAGCTCACTGGAACGGGCGGCGGGTGTCGACCCGGCCGAGGCCGCCCGCAGGCTGCGCAGCATCCCCGGCATCGGTGTGTGGACCGCCGCCGAGACCGCTCAGCGCGCCTTCGGCGACGCGGATGCGTTGTCGGTCGGCGACTTCAACCTCGCGGCCATCATCGGCTGGACCCTGCTCGGCCACCCCATCGACGACGACACCATGGTCGAATACCTGGAACCGCTTCGCCCGCACCGCTATCGAGCCGTCCGGCTACTGGAGATCAGCGGCCAGGCGCACAAGCCGAAATTCGGCCCGCGCACCCCACTGACCGACCACACCTGGCACTGA
- a CDS encoding DUF1707 SHOCT-like domain-containing protein — MTDAQDKPAPPPAVRVGHADREIAARQLHLAVEEGRLDLMELDRRLVTVYTARTTDELMAVTADLPAHAMAREPIELRIGSGSRTKAGQWIVPAEITAECSSGTIKINFTQTLCPHREVVLHASVGSGTIKLIVPRGWLVDVDRVQTKSGDVRNKATGPVLPGAPLLRIDGRVGSGGLIVKYPRRPRRSFLEWLRGRPRPA; from the coding sequence ATGACCGATGCACAGGACAAGCCCGCCCCGCCGCCTGCCGTCCGGGTCGGGCACGCCGACCGGGAAATCGCCGCACGGCAGCTGCACCTCGCGGTCGAAGAGGGGCGACTCGATCTGATGGAGCTGGACCGACGGCTCGTCACGGTCTATACGGCGCGGACGACCGATGAGCTGATGGCCGTCACGGCGGATCTGCCTGCGCACGCCATGGCGCGGGAGCCGATCGAGTTGCGCATCGGCAGCGGGTCGCGCACGAAGGCCGGTCAGTGGATCGTGCCCGCCGAGATCACCGCCGAATGCAGTTCCGGCACCATCAAAATCAATTTCACCCAGACCCTCTGCCCCCATCGCGAGGTGGTGCTGCACGCGTCCGTCGGCTCCGGCACCATCAAGCTGATCGTGCCGCGCGGCTGGCTGGTCGACGTCGACCGGGTGCAGACCAAAAGCGGCGACGTGCGGAACAAGGCCACCGGGCCGGTACTGCCCGGCGCGCCGCTGCTTCGCATCGACGGCCGAGTCGGTTCCGGCGGGCTCATCGTGAAGTACCCGCGCCGTCCGAGGCGTTCCTTCCTGGAGTGGCTGCGGGGACGACCACGGCCTGCCTGA
- a CDS encoding oxidoreductase: MEFWAMVAHESDGGIVLTKQEVGEEFLGPGEVTIKVHFSSANYKDGLAITPGGGVVRKYPIIPGIDITGEVVSSEDDDFAPGDLVVAHGYDIGVAHHGGYAEYARVPADWVVKLDGLSPRDAAALGTAGFTAALSVQALLDRGLTPEAGAVLVTGATGGVGSVSIDILSGLGYEIVASTGKTDAGDLLSELGANEVIGRLPEDPEAKPRPLTKARWASAVDSVGGKSLAYILSAIGYGGAVAVSGLTGGSDLPTTVMPFILRNVALLGIDSAFVPIEKRRELWTRLGNELRPQHLSTLTQFAPVTDASKVLQSILGGTHTGRTVFSVLGEF; encoded by the coding sequence ATGGAGTTCTGGGCGATGGTGGCGCATGAATCTGACGGCGGGATCGTTCTCACCAAGCAGGAGGTGGGCGAGGAATTCCTCGGGCCGGGTGAGGTGACGATCAAGGTGCACTTCTCCAGCGCGAACTACAAGGACGGGCTGGCGATCACACCCGGCGGCGGGGTGGTGCGGAAATATCCGATCATTCCCGGCATCGATATCACCGGCGAGGTGGTCTCCTCCGAGGACGACGATTTCGCCCCCGGCGACCTGGTGGTCGCACACGGCTACGACATCGGGGTCGCGCACCACGGCGGGTACGCCGAGTACGCCAGGGTGCCCGCCGACTGGGTGGTGAAGCTCGACGGCCTGAGCCCGCGGGACGCCGCCGCGCTCGGCACCGCCGGTTTCACCGCGGCGCTGAGCGTGCAAGCCCTGCTCGACCGGGGACTCACCCCGGAGGCGGGCGCGGTGCTGGTCACCGGTGCGACCGGTGGTGTCGGCAGCGTGAGCATCGACATCCTGTCCGGCCTCGGCTACGAGATCGTCGCCTCCACCGGCAAGACCGACGCGGGCGATCTGCTCAGCGAACTCGGCGCCAACGAGGTCATCGGCCGCCTGCCCGAGGATCCCGAAGCCAAGCCGCGGCCGTTGACCAAGGCCCGGTGGGCCTCGGCGGTGGACAGTGTCGGCGGCAAGTCGCTCGCCTACATCCTCAGCGCCATCGGCTACGGCGGCGCGGTCGCGGTCAGCGGACTGACCGGCGGTTCCGACCTGCCGACCACAGTCATGCCGTTCATCCTGCGCAACGTCGCCCTGCTCGGCATCGACTCCGCCTTCGTGCCGATCGAGAAGCGCCGCGAATTGTGGACCCGCCTCGGCAATGAGCTTCGACCACAGCACCTTTCGACGCTGACCCAGTTCGCGCCGGTCACCGACGCGTCGAAGGTCCTGCAGTCCATCCTCGGCGGCACCCACACCGGCCGTACCGTTTTCAGCGTCCTCGGCGAATTCTGA
- a CDS encoding MFS transporter, with amino-acid sequence MDAMDTRNPKRWWILIVLCLSTLVLVIDNFVLAVAVPPLAEDLNASAQDIQWILDSYILVFAGLLLTSGSLADRFGRRRVMIIGLVLFGVASLGATLATSAIELIAARTVMGIGGALVLPSTLSILITVFDDAERRKAMSFWSAASVLGLVGGPVLGGVLIAHFWWGAAFLINIPVAAIAIVAALVLMPESKGPWTAPDVPGALLSMIGMTALVWTIIEFPKGGFDHASTLITMAVAVVSLVAFVVWEKRVEHPMVPLNLFRNRDFAGGSLSLTLVQVANGGLLLVLTQYLQFVLGYSPTEAGLAFIPMMAASIVFNGLGAGLGSKVGNRTLAVTGMLVSSVGLGLLAGLGPDSGFGVLTVALIVLGAGAGLAQPAAIAALMGAVPAEQAGVGSALNDTIQQAGAALGIAVLGSILASTFTGNMPDSAPEIARTSIGDALALAARTGDTELVAVAREAFTTAMSTSFLAGGTGILAGAIVALIVMRNNKTAPADVDGPLEEAALVK; translated from the coding sequence ATGGACGCGATGGACACCCGCAATCCGAAGCGCTGGTGGATTCTGATCGTGCTGTGCCTCAGCACGCTGGTCCTGGTCATCGACAACTTCGTGCTGGCCGTGGCGGTACCGCCGCTGGCCGAGGACCTGAACGCGAGCGCACAGGACATCCAATGGATCCTGGATTCCTACATCCTGGTGTTCGCGGGCCTGCTGCTCACCTCAGGCAGTCTCGCCGACCGGTTCGGCAGGCGCCGGGTGATGATCATCGGTCTGGTGTTGTTCGGCGTGGCTTCACTCGGCGCCACGCTGGCCACGAGCGCGATCGAGTTGATCGCGGCGCGCACGGTGATGGGCATCGGTGGCGCGCTGGTGCTGCCGAGCACGCTGTCCATCCTGATCACCGTGTTCGACGACGCGGAACGGCGCAAGGCGATGAGCTTCTGGAGCGCCGCCTCGGTGCTCGGGCTGGTCGGCGGACCGGTGCTCGGCGGCGTGCTGATCGCGCACTTCTGGTGGGGCGCGGCGTTTTTGATCAACATTCCGGTGGCCGCCATTGCCATTGTCGCCGCGCTGGTGCTGATGCCGGAATCGAAGGGACCGTGGACCGCGCCGGACGTGCCGGGTGCGCTGCTGTCGATGATCGGGATGACCGCGCTGGTGTGGACCATCATCGAATTCCCCAAGGGCGGTTTCGATCACGCTTCCACGCTGATCACGATGGCCGTCGCCGTCGTCAGTCTGGTCGCCTTCGTGGTGTGGGAGAAGCGGGTCGAGCATCCGATGGTTCCGCTGAACCTGTTCCGCAACCGTGACTTCGCCGGTGGCAGCCTGTCGCTCACCCTGGTCCAGGTCGCCAACGGCGGGCTGCTGCTCGTGCTGACCCAGTACCTGCAGTTCGTGCTCGGCTACTCGCCCACCGAGGCCGGATTGGCCTTCATCCCGATGATGGCCGCCTCCATCGTGTTCAACGGGCTCGGCGCGGGCCTTGGCAGCAAGGTCGGCAACCGCACGCTTGCCGTCACCGGCATGCTGGTCTCGTCCGTCGGTCTCGGCCTGCTGGCCGGACTCGGCCCGGACAGCGGCTTCGGCGTGCTCACCGTCGCGCTGATCGTGCTCGGGGCCGGTGCCGGCTTGGCGCAGCCCGCGGCGATCGCCGCGCTGATGGGCGCCGTTCCAGCGGAGCAGGCGGGTGTCGGGTCCGCGCTGAACGACACCATTCAGCAGGCGGGCGCCGCCCTCGGCATCGCGGTGCTCGGCAGCATTCTGGCCAGCACCTTCACCGGCAACATGCCGGATTCGGCCCCCGAGATCGCCCGCACCTCGATCGGCGACGCGCTGGCCCTGGCCGCCCGCACCGGCGACACCGAGCTGGTCGCGGTCGCCCGGGAGGCCTTCACCACCGCCATGTCGACCAGCTTCCTCGCTGGTGGCACCGGAATCTTGGCCGGTGCGATCGTCGCGCTGATCGTCATGCGCAACAACAAGACCGCCCCGGCGGACGTGGATGGCCCGCTCGAAGAGGCGGCACTGGTCAAGTAG
- a CDS encoding TetR/AcrR family transcriptional regulator C-terminal domain-containing protein has protein sequence MAVEKQQIGSVWTRPRRGREQPALTREQIVAEAVGLLDSEGMEALTMRQLGARLNAGATSLYRHVANRDELIELVVDEVYGEIRVPEIADPADWRTATETCAESMRAMILRHPWMASTLGQVGLSYLGPNVMRLNDGLVGLFEAGGFPAAEAGDAISAVMSYVVGMGISEAAWLALLARTGQTEQELIDQLRPAAEEAAKDYPRFQQDDWDMNPTERRDRKFRYGLDRVLDGLNARRG, from the coding sequence GTGGCCGTCGAAAAGCAGCAGATCGGATCGGTATGGACGCGACCGCGCCGTGGCCGCGAACAACCGGCTCTGACCAGGGAACAGATCGTCGCCGAGGCGGTCGGCTTGCTGGATTCCGAAGGCATGGAAGCGCTGACGATGCGCCAGCTCGGCGCCCGGCTGAATGCCGGTGCGACCTCGCTCTACCGGCACGTCGCCAATCGAGACGAGCTCATTGAGCTGGTCGTCGACGAGGTCTACGGCGAGATCCGGGTGCCCGAGATCGCCGATCCGGCGGACTGGCGCACGGCAACCGAGACCTGCGCCGAAAGCATGCGCGCGATGATCCTGCGGCACCCGTGGATGGCGTCGACGCTCGGCCAGGTCGGGCTGTCCTACCTCGGCCCGAACGTCATGCGTCTCAACGACGGTCTGGTCGGGCTATTCGAAGCGGGCGGCTTTCCGGCGGCGGAGGCGGGCGACGCCATCAGTGCCGTGATGAGTTATGTCGTCGGGATGGGGATCAGCGAGGCGGCTTGGCTCGCACTGCTGGCCCGGACCGGCCAGACGGAACAGGAGCTGATCGACCAATTGCGACCCGCCGCCGAGGAGGCGGCCAAGGACTATCCGAGGTTCCAGCAGGACGACTGGGACATGAACCCGACCGAGCGCCGGGACCGGAAGTTCCGCTACGGCTTGGATCGCGTCCTGGACGGACTGAACGCCCGCCGGGGCTGA
- a CDS encoding PaaI family thioesterase produces MTSSTIDIDLAKKVLAAQPFAELVGTEITEFGDGTVTLVIPIRPELGQQFGFVHGGVLSYAADNALTFAAGTALGANVLTGGFTITYLRPAAGIRLRAVATVTGATRRQAVVRCEIYAESADAEPVLCAVAQGITRSVERDLTDNAA; encoded by the coding sequence ATGACTTCTTCCACCATCGATATCGACCTCGCCAAGAAGGTGCTCGCCGCGCAACCCTTCGCCGAGCTGGTCGGCACCGAAATCACCGAATTCGGCGACGGCACCGTCACACTGGTCATCCCCATCCGCCCCGAACTCGGCCAGCAGTTCGGCTTCGTGCACGGCGGCGTGCTGTCCTACGCGGCCGACAACGCGCTCACCTTCGCCGCGGGCACCGCGCTCGGCGCGAACGTCCTCACCGGCGGCTTCACCATCACCTATCTGCGCCCCGCCGCGGGAATTCGGCTGCGCGCCGTGGCCACCGTCACCGGGGCGACCCGGCGCCAGGCCGTGGTCCGCTGCGAGATCTACGCCGAGAGTGCCGATGCCGAACCGGTGCTGTGCGCGGTGGCACAGGGCATCACACGGTCGGTCGAACGCGACCTGACCGACAACGCCGCCTGA